One Archangium violaceum genomic window, CTGATGGCCAACATGCGCGCTGGCGCGTCCTACGGCAACAACGGCGTCCCGCGAATCCCCCTGGGCGTCTTCGTCGAGCTCGGCGGAGTGGCACCGGGAGCGTCATCAACGCCAACCAGATCGGGGGCGCGGTGTGGTCCACGCTCATCCACGAGGCGAGCCTCCTCGCATACTTCTCGCACGTCTTCTCTGACTCCATCGCGAACCCGTCGACCCCGGACGTGCTCAATGACACACGCGCCGCCTACCAGGCCACGCGTGACCGGGTGAAGAAGATCAACGCCGAGGTGAAGTCGCTCGCGTGGGTGCTCAACACACAGTCCTACGTGTGGCAGTTCAACCCGAACCTGAGCACGATGCTCAAGTACCGCGACAACGCCGCCTACGTCTTCGCCATGCAGAAGTGGCAGTTCGCCAGCGGGACGTACACCTTCACCCTGCCGCCCGGCCTGCCCGCGAGCGGCACCATCGAGGTGATTGGCGAGAACCGCACCATCCCCTACTCTGGCGGGAGGTTCACCGATTCCTTCGCCGGACGTCCTGTGAATCCCCGGGCCGCTCAGCGGCCCGGGCTTGGACAAATGGTCTTGTTACTTCCGCTTGATCCGGAACGAAGAGGTGAGATCGTTGAAGTTGTGCTGCACCAGGTTCGGGATGTCACAACCACACCCCAGACCACCTCCGCCGAAATTGATGTCGTTGAACAAGGTGAACTCGAAGCCGGGGCTCACCTTGACCGAGGAGATGCGGTCGTTCCATTGCGTCCCGACCCAGGAGCTGTCGCTGGTCGCGCAGAAGCTCTCGCCCTTGTAGTCGATGTCAGAGTAGAAGCAGACTCCAGTGGTCGTGCCGCCGTAGATGGCGCGGATGGCCTCGAGGTCGCCAGCGGTAAAGGTGTTGACGCGATCGTTGCCAACCCACTCCGGCGGAAAGCCATTCTTGGGAACGTAATCCCAACGGCCATTCACGAAGTAATTGCGGTAGTGCATCATCGACTCGAAGTCGTATGCTCCGATGGGCGTGCCCGCCGATCCCCAGTCAATGGCGTTCTGGCTGCCGCCCGCGTTGACGGTGACCCATGTATCGCGGTCTTGGCGCACCTGCTCATGCGCCAACCCGACAGCGTGGCCGAGCTCGTGCCGGGCGGGGTTCACGCCGCAGCCGTTGCCCAGCGACAAATCCTGCCGTCCTCCGATCTTGCCGACGTAGCTCCAACACCCGTCGCCGGTGATGATCCGAACGTAATCGGCCTGGTTGGTTCGGGGAACCCAGCGGATGGAGGTCTTCGCGTCGTAGTCGGCCTTGGCGCCCTCGAAGGCCGCACGTGTTGCCGCCGACGCGGCGGGATCGATCTCGTACGGAATCACACCCCCTGGCCACTTCTGACCGTTGGCGTTGACGATGCCTGAGCCCATGGCCCTGACTCGCGCTTCACCATCCAGCGTCAACAGCACCTGCTTGTCCACGCTGAGCACCTGCGTGCCAGAGACCTGGCCGATCACCTGGTCGCCGACAAAGGCATAGTCGCCCTTGAGCACCGCCGTAACGGGCTCTTTCAGGCCGGCCAGCCGCACCTGAAAGGACTGGCCTTTCGGGTACTGTGAGTTGTACACGGCGTCGTTTTCCAACTCGCTCTCGTGCTCCGTTGCCGCCTGATCTCCACACGCGGTGCTCAACAAACCCAAGGCAAGAAAAGCCGTGTGACGCATTGCACGATTGAACATTTCGCCTCCTTCTGGTTGTGCGGTTCGGCGCGTCGCCTCGAGAGCAGGCCACGCACCTTCTCGAACCATTTGTCACCACAGAGGCAACAACCGACGAAATCGGGTTAAACGAGCAATAATCGCTTATTCCGCCAGAAACGTTATAATTTTTTATTTGATTTCTTGGAAAATTTTTACTTGAGACTGAAAATGGGCCTGGCTGTCTGGAGGGCCTGTGAGGAAGTCCTGACGCGTGGCGGCATACCCCCATGGCTTCGGGTTCCTCTTGAAATGCTCGGGCCGGGTATCAGTGGAAGGGCTCCGCACTGATCGGCTCCACCTCGTCCATCGCGCTGTACCGCGTGGCGATCGATCCGGCGCGATGGGGCCGGGATGAACCCGGTCCCCTCTGCAGGTTGTGGCCGTGTAGGATCGGGCTTGCCTGACGCTTCGTCGAAGTCGATCCATTTCAGCCGGGAACCACCATGACCGAATCCAGCGACCAGGGCCGCGAAAGCCTTGTCCTCGCCCATGGTCTGCGCGTGCGCCTGCGCCATGAGCCCCGCCTGCGTCGTGCCGCCGCCTGGCTGCGGGTCGAGGCCGGCAGCCACGACGTCGACGCGCAGTGGCCGGGGCTGGCGCACTTCCTCGAGCACCTGGTGTTCCTCGGCACGGAGCGCTTCCCGCGCGAACAAGGGTTGATGGCCTTCGTCCAGCGCCATGGTGGACAGGTCAACGCGCGCACCAGCGAACGCACCACCGACTATTTCTTCGAGTTGCCCCAGGCGGTGTTCGGCGAGGGCCTGGAGCGGCTGTGCGACATGCTAGCCCGGCCGCGCCTGGCCATCGAAGACCAGCAACGCGAGCGCGAAGTGCTGCATGCCGAGTTCATCGCCTGGTCGCGCGATGCCCAGGCCCAGCACCTGTTCAGCCTGGCCGGCGGGGTCTCGGCCCGCCATCCGCTGCGCGCCTGCCATGCCGGCAACCGCGACAGCCTGATGGTGGAGAGCCCCGAGTTCCAACAGGCGCTGCACGACTTCCATCAGCGCTACTACCGCACCGGGCAGATGACCTTGCAACTGATCGGGCCGCAGCCGCCGCGGATTCTCGCGGGGCTGGCCAGGGACGCCGATGCCGCACTGGCCGCGGGCCCGCGCAGCGCCAATGCGCCTGTGGAAACGCTGCTGGGCGACCCGGGCGAGGCGCC contains:
- a CDS encoding M12 family metallopeptidase; this encodes MFNRAMRHTAFLALGLLSTACGDQAATEHESELENDAVYNSQYPKGQSFQVRLAGLKEPVTAVLKGDYAFVGDQVIGQVSGTQVLSVDKQVLLTLDGEARVRAMGSGIVNANGQKWPGGVIPYEIDPAASAATRAAFEGAKADYDAKTSIRWVPRTNQADYVRIITGDGCWSYVGKIGGRQDLSLGNGCGVNPARHELGHAVGLAHEQVRQDRDTWVTVNAGGSQNAIDWGSAGTPIGAYDFESMMHYRNYFVNGRWDYVPKNGFPPEWVGNDRVNTFTAGDLEAIRAIYGGTTTGVCFYSDIDYKGESFCATSDSSWVGTQWNDRISSVKVSPGFEFTLFNDINFGGGGLGCGCDIPNLVQHNFNDLTSSFRIKRK